In Dyadobacter subterraneus, a single genomic region encodes these proteins:
- a CDS encoding DUF6786 family protein has product MKNKISIYIFIMLTAMACQEKKNKQENSVEENATGQEGTFGYDLAFLKKYKQVIVLESPDDENSQAIVVADYQGRVMTSTAAGDSGNSYGWLNYELIKSGENKPHFNALGGEDRFWFSPEGGQFSVYFKKGKSFVYENWQTPAVIDSEPYDVVSSDSSSVRFKKKTTLENNIGTKFDLLIEREVTMINKSEIKNLLSVQDFDNIKTTGYTSENAVTNLGEDWKRETGALGIWILGMFKPSTKTTIVAPFSKTNSEKPLLTSNYFGDIPGDRLVVKDSAVFLKADGKFRSKIGLSPKSARKVAGSYDAEKGILTIILYDLESNGEYLKSTWELHKDPFGGDALNAYNDGPLEDGSQMGPFYELESNSNVMLLKKNEKLIHRHSTLHFEGEKSDLNKIAKTVLGVDLKSIENAFSLK; this is encoded by the coding sequence GTGAAAAATAAAATTTCAATTTATATCTTCATTATGCTGACGGCCATGGCTTGTCAGGAGAAAAAAAATAAGCAGGAAAATAGCGTGGAAGAAAATGCAACAGGCCAGGAAGGTACCTTTGGGTACGACCTGGCTTTTTTGAAAAAATACAAACAGGTTATCGTTTTGGAATCTCCTGATGATGAAAATTCTCAGGCTATCGTTGTAGCAGATTATCAAGGACGCGTGATGACCAGCACAGCTGCCGGGGATTCCGGAAATAGTTATGGCTGGCTGAATTATGAATTGATCAAAAGCGGCGAAAATAAACCTCATTTTAATGCCTTAGGCGGCGAAGACCGATTCTGGTTTTCGCCCGAAGGCGGCCAGTTTTCGGTTTATTTCAAAAAGGGAAAATCATTTGTTTACGAAAACTGGCAAACGCCGGCGGTAATTGATTCCGAGCCATATGATGTAGTTTCTTCGGATTCTTCTTCGGTCAGATTCAAGAAAAAAACTACACTTGAAAATAATATCGGCACAAAATTTGACCTGTTGATTGAGCGTGAGGTTACAATGATCAATAAATCTGAGATTAAAAATCTGCTTTCTGTTCAGGATTTTGACAATATAAAAACTACGGGTTATACTTCTGAAAACGCTGTAACAAATTTGGGTGAAGATTGGAAAAGGGAAACGGGTGCACTGGGAATCTGGATTTTGGGTATGTTTAAACCGTCGACAAAAACAACGATTGTAGCCCCATTTTCCAAAACCAATTCAGAGAAACCATTATTGACTTCAAATTATTTTGGAGATATTCCGGGCGATCGGTTGGTTGTAAAAGATTCTGCTGTGTTTCTAAAAGCCGATGGAAAATTCAGAAGTAAAATCGGTTTATCTCCAAAATCTGCCAGGAAAGTTGCCGGAAGTTATGATGCTGAAAAGGGTATTTTGACCATCATTTTATATGATTTAGAATCGAACGGAGAATATTTAAAGTCAACCTGGGAGCTCCATAAAGATCCATTTGGCGGGGATGCATTGAATGCCTATAATGATGGTCCATTGGAAGACGGCTCTCAAATGGGACCCTTTTACGAGCTCGAATCGAACTCAAATGTAATGTTATTAAAGAAAAATGAAAAGCTTATCCATCGCCACAGCACTCTTCACTTTGAAGGGGAAAAATCGGATTTGAACAAAATTGCAAAAACTGTTTTAGGCGTTGATCTTAAATCAATTGAAAATGCATTTTCGTTAAAGTAA
- a CDS encoding FG-GAP repeat domain-containing protein, which yields MKYIRYAQLFCFAQFMLAGGFVAEAQKKVSSGVFKKYEVTPDFIAEGAAVGDVNKDGKKDILAGAYWFEAPNWTKHEIMPVKAFSWKDGYSDSFLDFSSDVNQDGWVDLIRIDIAGNPAVWYENPKNKAGHWVAREIHPSIGNESPVFVDIDGDGRLDLLANDPEKKQVIWLSPPRKKADTQWELNIISSDEKIATHKYTHGLGYGDINGDGKKDVLVKDGWWEGTADPKKPNWKFHPANLSQDCAQMYVYDVNQDGLNDVISSSAHNYGIWWHEQGKDGSWTEHEIAKDFSQSHGLGFKDINGDGFPDLVTGKRYYAHNGGDPGAEDAAVTYWYEFKPGKTPTFITHKIDNEAGGGLHVEIEDMNKDGLPDFVMGDKKGVHYFEQQKR from the coding sequence ATGAAATACATAAGATACGCTCAATTGTTTTGTTTCGCGCAGTTTATGCTGGCAGGAGGGTTTGTTGCCGAAGCCCAAAAGAAAGTTTCCAGCGGCGTTTTCAAAAAATATGAAGTCACACCTGATTTTATAGCCGAAGGCGCTGCCGTTGGTGATGTAAATAAGGATGGTAAAAAAGATATTCTGGCCGGCGCTTACTGGTTTGAGGCTCCGAACTGGACGAAACATGAGATCATGCCTGTAAAAGCTTTTTCGTGGAAAGATGGATACAGTGATTCGTTTCTGGATTTTAGCTCGGATGTAAATCAGGACGGCTGGGTTGATCTGATCCGGATCGATATTGCGGGAAATCCTGCCGTCTGGTATGAAAATCCTAAAAATAAAGCAGGGCATTGGGTTGCAAGAGAAATTCATCCGTCGATCGGTAACGAGTCGCCTGTTTTTGTAGATATTGATGGTGACGGACGGCTGGATTTACTGGCCAATGATCCTGAGAAAAAACAGGTGATCTGGCTTAGTCCACCAAGAAAAAAAGCAGATACACAATGGGAACTTAACATTATCAGCAGTGATGAAAAAATTGCTACCCATAAATATACCCACGGCTTAGGTTATGGAGATATTAATGGTGATGGTAAAAAAGATGTGCTGGTAAAAGATGGCTGGTGGGAAGGTACGGCAGATCCTAAAAAGCCAAACTGGAAATTTCACCCGGCTAATTTGAGCCAGGATTGTGCGCAAATGTATGTTTATGATGTGAATCAGGATGGATTAAATGATGTTATTAGTTCTTCGGCGCATAACTATGGAATCTGGTGGCATGAGCAGGGGAAAGACGGATCGTGGACAGAACATGAAATCGCAAAAGATTTTTCCCAATCGCACGGACTGGGTTTTAAAGATATAAACGGTGACGGATTTCCGGATCTGGTTACAGGAAAACGTTATTATGCGCATAATGGGGGAGATCCGGGCGCGGAAGATGCTGCCGTTACTTATTGGTATGAATTCAAACCCGGAAAGACACCAACCTTCATTACGCATAAAATTGATAATGAGGCAGGAGGCGGTCTGCATGTTGAAATTGAAGATATGAATAAGGACGGCTTGCCCGATTTTGTAATGGGGGATAAAAAGGGTGTTCATTATTTTGAACAGCAAAAGAGATAA
- the rhaT gene encoding L-rhamnose/proton symporter RhaT encodes MQALLGVLFHFIGGFASGSFYIPYKKVKGWAWETYWIVGGLFSWLIVPPLAAYLTIPDYMDIIAHTDGGVLFLTYFFGVLWGIGGLTYGLGVRYLGVSLGSSIILGLCSVFGALIPSVYYEFNPKTGKDSISDLIHSNWGQLVLLGLLVCVIGIIICGKAGAMKDNDLKKSGIISESNTEFKIGLGLTVSIISGILSACFAFGIDAGKVMAEEANATWQAANPGQGNFLFQNNVTYIVILLGGLTTNFIWCMLLNARNKTFNNYTDKSTPLLSNYIFSALAGTTWFLQFFFYGMGESKLGNGASSWILHMAFIILIANTWGLVLNEWKGVAKKTLATIVAGILVIVLSVLIVGYGNYLHE; translated from the coding sequence AACTTACTGGATTGTAGGTGGTTTGTTTTCCTGGTTAATCGTTCCACCGCTGGCTGCCTATCTGACCATTCCGGATTACATGGATATCATCGCCCATACAGATGGCGGCGTTTTATTTCTGACTTACTTTTTTGGTGTGCTCTGGGGGATCGGCGGTTTGACTTATGGTCTGGGTGTGAGGTATTTGGGCGTATCGCTCGGAAGTTCGATTATTCTTGGTTTATGTTCAGTTTTCGGTGCTTTAATTCCTTCGGTTTATTACGAATTTAATCCAAAAACGGGTAAAGATTCGATTTCGGATTTGATCCATAGCAATTGGGGACAACTGGTTTTACTAGGTTTACTGGTCTGCGTAATCGGTATTATCATTTGTGGAAAAGCCGGTGCGATGAAAGATAATGACCTGAAAAAAAGCGGTATTATTTCTGAAAGTAATACTGAATTTAAAATCGGACTGGGACTGACTGTTTCCATTATTTCAGGTATTCTGAGCGCCTGTTTTGCTTTTGGAATTGATGCCGGAAAAGTAATGGCGGAAGAGGCAAATGCTACCTGGCAGGCTGCAAATCCTGGACAGGGAAATTTCCTTTTCCAAAACAACGTAACCTATATCGTAATTTTACTAGGCGGCTTGACTACCAATTTTATCTGGTGTATGCTGCTTAACGCGCGGAACAAAACTTTTAATAATTATACAGACAAAAGCACACCGCTTCTCTCAAACTACATTTTTTCGGCACTTGCCGGTACAACCTGGTTCCTTCAATTTTTCTTTTACGGTATGGGAGAAAGTAAATTGGGCAATGGTGCAAGTTCCTGGATTTTGCATATGGCGTTCATTATTTTAATTGCCAATACGTGGGGATTGGTTTTGAATGAATGGAAAGGTGTTGCTAAAAAAACGCTGGCGACCATTGTCGCCGGGATTTTGGTTATTGTTCTTTCCGTTTTGATCGTAGGCTATGGTAATTATTTGCATGAATAA